From the genome of Hathewaya histolytica, one region includes:
- a CDS encoding Fe-S-containing hydro-lyase encodes MVKKITTPLTQEKVKDLKAGDSVLISGIIYTARDAAHKRLVELLEEGKELPLDVKDSIIYYVGPTPTKPGKVFGSGGPTTSYRMDAYAPSLLDIGLKGMIGKGLRSDVVIESMKKNNAVYFGAIGGAAALIGKSVKKAEIIAYEDLGAEAIRRLEVEDLPVVVVIDSEGNNLYKEGQKAYLDSIK; translated from the coding sequence ATGGTAAAAAAAATAACTACTCCATTAACACAAGAAAAAGTTAAAGACTTAAAAGCAGGTGATTCTGTTTTAATATCAGGGATTATATACACAGCTAGAGATGCAGCTCATAAAAGACTTGTTGAGTTATTAGAAGAGGGTAAAGAGCTTCCATTAGATGTTAAAGATTCTATAATATATTATGTTGGACCAACACCAACAAAACCAGGTAAAGTATTTGGATCAGGAGGACCTACTACAAGCTATAGGATGGATGCTTATGCACCAAGCTTATTAGATATTGGTCTTAAAGGAATGATAGGTAAAGGATTAAGATCTGATGTGGTTATAGAATCTATGAAAAAAAATAATGCTGTTTATTTTGGTGCCATAGGTGGAGCAGCAGCTTTAATTGGAAAATCTGTTAAAAAAGCAGAAATTATAGCGTATGAAGATTTAGGAGCGGAAGCTATAAGAAGACTTGAAGTAGAAGATTTGCCTGTAGTTGTTGTAATAGATAGCGAAGGAAACAATCTATATAAAGAGGGTCAAAAAGCTTACTTAGACTCAATAAAATAA
- the citF gene encoding citrate lyase subunit alpha codes for MKNILGRELPQFIEGYGEVKPYEGAFKNVGECEKRSIKIKATRPMDEKLINSLDQLLDKLDIKDGMTISFHHHLRNGDYVLNMVVDAIAKRGIKDLTIAASSIFPVHAPLVEYIKNGVVTGLYAGYMSGPVAQAVSDGILKNPAIMHTHGGRARLMESGELHVDVAFIAAPTADDYGNVNGVQGPSACGSLGYAEADAEFADTVVAITDNLVPYPACPIQITQSLVDYVLKVDSIGDPAGIVSGTTQVTKDPVGLKIAKMASEVMVASGLVKDGMSFQTGAGGISLAVAAELKDYMKKEEIVGSFAAGGITGYMVEMLEEGLFRNLFDVQCFDLKAVKSVSENPKHMTMSSSMYGNAQNKGAVVNKLDIMILGATEIDTDFNVNVTTASDGTIMGGSGGHSDTAAGSKLAIVVTKLVKSRTPIIKDRVTTVTTPGESIDVVVTERGIAVNPNRTDLIEKLKETRLPVMTIDELKNLAESMTGKPKELEFSDDVVAVIEYRDGTVIDVVKKAK; via the coding sequence ATGAAAAATATTCTTGGAAGAGAGTTACCTCAATTTATAGAAGGTTATGGAGAAGTTAAACCTTATGAAGGTGCCTTCAAAAATGTTGGGGAATGTGAAAAGAGATCTATTAAAATAAAGGCTACAAGGCCAATGGATGAAAAATTAATCAATTCATTAGATCAATTACTAGATAAATTAGATATTAAAGATGGTATGACAATTTCATTCCATCATCATTTAAGAAATGGTGATTACGTTCTTAACATGGTAGTAGATGCTATAGCGAAAAGGGGAATAAAAGATCTTACAATAGCAGCAAGCTCTATATTTCCAGTACATGCACCATTAGTAGAATATATTAAAAATGGAGTAGTTACAGGATTATACGCAGGGTATATGTCAGGACCTGTAGCACAAGCTGTTTCAGATGGAATTCTTAAAAATCCAGCTATAATGCATACTCATGGTGGAAGAGCAAGACTTATGGAAAGCGGAGAACTTCATGTAGATGTCGCATTTATAGCAGCACCTACAGCAGATGATTACGGAAATGTAAATGGTGTCCAAGGGCCATCAGCATGTGGTTCTCTTGGATATGCAGAAGCTGATGCAGAATTTGCAGATACAGTTGTAGCAATCACAGATAATCTTGTTCCATACCCAGCTTGTCCAATACAAATAACACAAAGCTTAGTAGACTATGTACTTAAAGTAGATAGCATAGGGGATCCAGCAGGAATTGTATCTGGAACAACTCAAGTTACAAAAGATCCTGTAGGATTAAAAATAGCTAAAATGGCATCAGAAGTTATGGTAGCATCAGGTTTAGTGAAAGATGGAATGTCATTCCAAACAGGTGCAGGGGGAATATCTCTTGCAGTTGCAGCAGAACTTAAAGATTATATGAAAAAAGAAGAGATAGTAGGAAGTTTTGCAGCAGGTGGAATAACAGGATATATGGTTGAAATGCTTGAAGAAGGATTATTTAGAAATTTATTTGATGTACAATGTTTTGATCTTAAAGCAGTAAAATCAGTAAGTGAAAATCCAAAGCACATGACAATGTCATCATCAATGTATGGAAATGCTCAAAATAAGGGTGCAGTTGTAAATAAGCTAGATATAATGATTTTAGGTGCAACGGAAATAGATACAGACTTTAATGTAAATGTAACTACAGCTTCTGACGGTACTATTATGGGAGGTTCTGGTGGTCATAGTGATACTGCAGCAGGTTCAAAGCTTGCTATAGTTGTTACAAAACTTGTAAAATCAAGAACTCCAATAATAAAAGATAGAGTTACAACAGTTACAACTCCAGGAGAAAGCATAGATGTTGTAGTAACTGAAAGAGGTATAGCTGTAAATCCTAATAGAACGGATCTTATAGAAAAATTAAAAGAAACTAGACTTCCTGTAATGACTATAGATGAATTAAAAAATTTAGCTGAGAGCATGACAGGGAAACCAAAAGAACTAGAATTTAGCGATGATGTAGTAGCAGTAATAGAATATAGAGATGGAACAGTAATAGATGTAGTAAAAAAAGCTAAATAA
- a CDS encoding methylaspartate mutase subunit E, whose protein sequence is MELKNKKWTEEEFFEMRKEILGHWSTGKEVENIQDGIEYCKSLPDHKNFAKKLVKAKEEGITLAQPRAGVALIDKHIELLTHLQNEGGADLLPSTIDSYTRLNRYDECEVGIEESKKAGRSLLNGFPGVNHGVTGCRQVVEAVNLPVEARHGTPDSRLLSEIIHAGGWTSNEGGGISYNIPYAKNVPLEKSILDWQYCDRLVGYYEEHGVSINREPFGPLTGTLVPPSTSNVVAIIEALLAAEQGVKNITVGYGQCGNLIQDVAAIRALEEQCEEYLKEYGYNDVVLTTVFHQWMGGFPSDEAKAFGVISTGAAAAALAGATKVIVKTPHEAIGIPTKEANAEGIKATKMTLNLLRGQKMPMSKELETEIAIIKAETKCMLDELFRLGNGDLAIGTVKGFEVGVVDIPFAPSKYNYGKMMPARDNEGCVRYLKFGNIPFTKELKEYNMTKLEERGKFEEREVGFQMTVDDIFAVGKGVLVGRPQK, encoded by the coding sequence GTGGAGTTAAAAAATAAAAAATGGACTGAAGAAGAATTTTTCGAAATGAGAAAAGAAATTTTAGGGCACTGGTCAACTGGTAAAGAAGTTGAGAATATTCAAGATGGTATAGAATATTGCAAATCCTTACCTGATCATAAAAACTTTGCAAAGAAGTTAGTAAAAGCTAAGGAAGAAGGAATAACTTTAGCACAACCAAGAGCAGGTGTTGCTTTAATAGATAAGCATATTGAATTATTAACTCATTTACAAAATGAAGGTGGAGCAGATTTATTACCAAGTACAATAGATAGTTATACAAGATTAAATAGATATGATGAGTGTGAAGTTGGTATAGAGGAAAGTAAAAAAGCAGGAAGATCATTACTAAATGGATTCCCAGGAGTAAACCATGGTGTTACTGGATGTAGGCAAGTTGTAGAAGCTGTTAATTTACCAGTAGAAGCAAGACATGGTACACCAGATTCTAGATTATTATCAGAAATAATCCACGCAGGTGGTTGGACTTCAAATGAAGGCGGTGGAATTTCTTATAATATTCCATATGCTAAAAATGTACCGCTTGAAAAGTCAATATTAGATTGGCAATATTGTGATAGACTTGTTGGATATTATGAAGAACATGGGGTTAGTATTAATAGAGAACCATTTGGACCACTTACAGGAACATTAGTACCACCAAGTACATCAAACGTTGTTGCTATTATTGAAGCATTACTTGCAGCAGAACAAGGAGTTAAAAATATCACAGTAGGATACGGACAATGTGGTAACTTAATCCAAGACGTAGCTGCAATAAGAGCATTAGAAGAGCAATGTGAAGAATACTTAAAAGAATATGGTTATAATGACGTAGTACTAACTACAGTATTCCACCAATGGATGGGAGGATTCCCTTCAGATGAAGCTAAAGCTTTTGGTGTAATTTCAACTGGAGCTGCTGCTGCGGCACTTGCAGGAGCTACTAAGGTTATAGTTAAAACTCCACATGAAGCTATAGGAATACCAACAAAAGAGGCAAATGCTGAAGGTATAAAGGCAACTAAAATGACATTGAACTTATTAAGAGGTCAAAAGATGCCAATGTCTAAAGAATTAGAAACAGAAATAGCTATAATAAAAGCTGAAACTAAATGTATGTTAGATGAATTATTTAGATTAGGTAATGGAGACCTTGCAATAGGAACAGTTAAGGGATTTGAAGTAGGTGTTGTAGATATTCCATTTGCACCAAGTAAATATAACTATGGAAAGATGATGCCAGCTAGAGATAATGAAGGTTGTGTAAGATATTTAAAATTCGGTAATATTCCATTTACTAAGGAATTAAAAGAATATAACATGACTAAGTTAGAAGAAAGAGGAAAATTTGAGGAAAGAGAAGTAGGATTCCAAATGACTGTTGATGATATATTTGCAGTAGGAAAAGGAGTTCTTGTTGGAAGACCTCAAAAATAA
- the glmL gene encoding methylaspartate mutase accessory protein GlmL: MNAYLLLDFGSTYTKLTVVDIDTEEIVATAKDITTIEDDIMIGFNNAYKKIEEQLQGKEVNFVNKLACSSAAGGLKMIAVGLVPDLTAEAAKRAALGAGARILNVYSFELTESEVEEIRNSKLDIILLAGGTDGGNKDCIIHNAKMIAEAKLGVPVVVAGNKVANDEIKKIFYEAGIYYSITRNVMPKLNVLNVEPAREEIRKIFMGNIVKAKGLGNAENFISGILMPTPAAVLKAAEALSQGTDEEEGIGDLVIVDIGGATTDIHSLADGEPSKPGVTVRGLEEPFAKRTVEGDLGMRYSSLSLLEASGTRKLRNYLNDKERKINISENCKYRSENIRMVPKTEEEIFFDEAMAKVATELAMSRHVGTVECVYTPVGPIYTQVGKDLMPVKYIVGTGGVLVHSKNPSEILKAGVFSKEEGTHLKPENPGFMLDKTYILSAMGLLAQELPDLAVRLMKKYLVKL; the protein is encoded by the coding sequence GTGAATGCTTACCTATTATTAGATTTTGGTAGTACTTATACCAAACTAACAGTTGTGGATATAGACACTGAAGAAATTGTAGCTACAGCAAAAGACATTACTACAATCGAAGATGATATAATGATTGGATTTAATAATGCCTATAAAAAAATAGAAGAGCAATTACAAGGAAAAGAAGTTAATTTTGTTAACAAATTAGCGTGTTCATCTGCAGCTGGCGGTTTAAAAATGATAGCTGTTGGACTTGTGCCAGACCTTACAGCAGAAGCTGCTAAAAGAGCTGCTTTAGGCGCTGGAGCAAGAATATTAAATGTATATAGTTTTGAACTTACAGAATCAGAAGTAGAAGAAATAAGAAATTCAAAATTAGATATTATTTTACTAGCAGGTGGAACAGATGGAGGAAACAAGGATTGTATAATTCATAATGCTAAGATGATAGCAGAAGCTAAGCTTGGTGTTCCAGTAGTTGTAGCAGGTAATAAAGTAGCAAATGACGAAATAAAGAAGATCTTCTATGAGGCAGGAATTTATTATAGTATAACAAGAAATGTAATGCCCAAATTAAATGTCTTAAATGTAGAACCTGCAAGAGAAGAGATTAGAAAAATCTTCATGGGTAATATAGTAAAAGCAAAAGGACTAGGGAATGCTGAAAACTTTATAAGTGGAATATTAATGCCTACACCAGCAGCAGTTTTAAAAGCCGCTGAAGCATTAAGCCAAGGCACCGATGAAGAGGAAGGTATAGGAGATTTAGTAATAGTGGATATAGGTGGTGCAACAACAGATATTCACTCACTAGCAGATGGGGAACCATCAAAACCGGGTGTTACTGTTAGAGGACTAGAAGAACCCTTTGCAAAAAGAACTGTAGAAGGGGATTTAGGAATGAGGTATTCATCATTATCGCTTCTAGAGGCATCTGGTACTAGAAAACTAAGAAATTATTTGAATGATAAAGAAAGAAAGATTAATATTTCAGAAAATTGTAAATATAGATCAGAAAATATAAGAATGGTTCCTAAGACAGAGGAAGAAATTTTCTTTGATGAAGCTATGGCAAAAGTAGCAACGGAGCTAGCTATGTCAAGACACGTAGGAACTGTTGAATGTGTGTATACACCAGTAGGTCCTATATACACACAAGTTGGTAAGGACTTAATGCCAGTTAAATATATAGTTGGTACGGGGGGAGTACTTGTTCATAGTAAGAATCCTTCAGAAATATTAAAAGCTGGAGTTTTCTCAAAAGAAGAAGGAACTCACCTAAAACCAGAAAATCCAGGGTTTATGTTAGATAAAACTTATATTTTATCTGCAATGGGTTTATTAGCTCAGGAATTGCCTGATTTAGCCGTAAGATTAATGAAAAAATATTTAGTGAAGTTATAG
- the glmS gene encoding methylaspartate mutase subunit S has protein sequence MEKNNGKTVVIGVIGSDCHAVGNKIIDYALTEAGFNVINIGVLSPQEDFINAAVETNAEAIVVSSLYGHGEIDCRGLREKCEEAGLKDIKLCVGGNIVVGKQDWNEVHQRFTDMGFDRVYAPGTPIEVTIGDLRTDLNIK, from the coding sequence ATGGAAAAAAATAATGGCAAGACTGTAGTAATTGGGGTTATAGGTTCTGATTGCCACGCTGTTGGGAACAAAATAATTGATTATGCACTAACAGAAGCAGGATTTAACGTAATTAATATTGGAGTTTTATCACCACAAGAAGACTTTATAAATGCAGCGGTTGAAACAAATGCTGAAGCAATAGTTGTATCTTCTTTATATGGTCATGGAGAAATTGACTGTAGGGGATTAAGAGAAAAATGCGAAGAAGCTGGTCTAAAAGATATAAAATTATGCGTTGGTGGTAATATAGTTGTTGGTAAACAAGATTGGAATGAAGTTCACCAAAGATTCACAGATATGGGATTTGATAGAGTTTATGCACCAGGAACTCCAATCGAAGTTACAATTGGAGATTTAAGAACTGATTTAAACATAAAATAA
- a CDS encoding HpcH/HpaI aldolase/citrate lyase family protein: MKRLRRTMIFMPGNNPGMLQSADILGADSIILDLEDAVSLTEKDSARILVRESIKNIGYKDVEVVVRINPLDTEYAMEDIDTIARVKPDTILVPKATEEAISKTDAELTRIEKEEGFDEGSIKLIGLVESAYGVENVYNIIKASNRMEGILLGGEDLTSDMGVKRTKEGNEIFYARNKVATACKALRVDSIDTPFTDTNDFEGLEKDTKKAKSLGFTGKASINPRQIDTIHSVYSPTEAEIKHAKRVMSAMEEAKKEGKGVFSLDGKMVDAPIINRAKTTLELAEILGLI; encoded by the coding sequence ATGAAAAGATTAAGAAGAACAATGATATTTATGCCAGGGAACAATCCAGGTATGTTACAAAGTGCAGATATATTAGGAGCAGATTCTATAATATTAGACCTTGAAGATGCTGTTAGTTTAACAGAAAAAGATAGTGCTAGAATATTAGTTAGAGAATCTATAAAAAATATAGGGTATAAAGACGTAGAAGTTGTAGTTAGAATAAATCCATTAGATACAGAATATGCAATGGAGGATATTGACACTATAGCAAGAGTAAAGCCAGATACAATACTAGTTCCAAAAGCTACAGAGGAAGCTATATCTAAAACTGATGCAGAACTTACAAGGATAGAAAAAGAAGAAGGTTTTGATGAAGGTAGCATAAAGTTAATCGGTCTTGTAGAATCAGCTTATGGAGTAGAGAATGTATATAACATTATTAAAGCTTCAAATAGAATGGAAGGAATCCTACTTGGTGGAGAAGACTTAACATCAGACATGGGAGTTAAGAGAACAAAAGAAGGAAATGAAATCTTTTATGCAAGAAACAAAGTTGCAACTGCATGTAAGGCATTAAGAGTTGATTCTATAGACACTCCATTTACAGATACAAATGATTTTGAAGGCTTAGAAAAGGATACAAAAAAAGCAAAAAGCTTAGGATTTACAGGAAAAGCGTCTATAAATCCAAGACAAATAGATACTATTCATTCAGTATATTCACCAACTGAGGCAGAAATAAAGCATGCCAAAAGAGTAATGAGTGCAATGGAAGAAGCTAAGAAAGAAGGTAAAGGGGTATTTTCTTTAGATGGGAAAATGGTCGATGCCCCAATAATAAATAGAGCAAAAACAACTTTAGAACTAGCTGAAATTCTTGGACTTATCTAA
- a CDS encoding fumarate hydratase, with amino-acid sequence MREIHVSDITKAVRDLCIEANYYLSEDVKNKIKKSREEEKWNTAQGVLDNIIINFDIAKNENVPICQDTGMACVFLEIGQDVHVIDGTIEDAVNSGVAQGYEEGFLRKSVVKDPLDRVNTKNNTPAVIYYDIVPGDKFKITVAPKGFGSENMSQLKMLKPSDGIEGVKEFILKVVKDAGPNPCPPIIVGVGIGGTFDRAANLAKKSLLRSVDERNPNPMYANLEEELLEKINNLGIGPQGFGGKTTALAVQIETYPTHIAGLPVAVNIQCHVARHASREI; translated from the coding sequence ATGAGAGAAATCCATGTATCCGATATTACAAAGGCAGTAAGAGACCTATGTATAGAAGCAAATTATTATCTATCAGAAGATGTTAAAAATAAAATTAAAAAATCTAGGGAAGAAGAAAAGTGGAATACAGCTCAAGGTGTACTAGATAATATTATAATAAACTTTGATATAGCTAAAAATGAAAATGTACCAATATGTCAAGATACAGGAATGGCTTGTGTATTCCTAGAAATAGGACAAGATGTTCACGTAATTGATGGAACTATTGAAGATGCAGTAAATTCAGGTGTTGCACAAGGCTATGAAGAAGGATTTTTAAGAAAATCTGTAGTTAAAGATCCTTTGGATAGAGTTAACACTAAAAATAATACACCAGCAGTTATTTATTATGATATAGTTCCAGGAGATAAATTTAAAATAACAGTAGCTCCAAAAGGTTTTGGTTCAGAAAATATGAGCCAACTGAAAATGTTAAAACCATCAGATGGAATAGAAGGCGTTAAGGAATTTATCCTTAAAGTTGTAAAAGATGCAGGTCCAAATCCATGTCCACCTATCATAGTAGGAGTTGGTATTGGAGGAACTTTTGATAGAGCAGCGAACTTAGCTAAAAAATCTCTTTTAAGAAGTGTTGATGAGAGAAATCCAAATCCTATGTATGCAAATCTAGAGGAAGAATTGTTAGAAAAAATAAATAATTTGGGTATAGGTCCACAAGGCTTTGGTGGAAAGACAACAGCTCTTGCAGTGCAAATAGAAACATATCCAACTCATATAGCAGGACTTCCAGTTGCAGTTAATATTCAATGTCATGTAGCAAGACATGCATCAAGAGAGATATAA
- the citD gene encoding citrate lyase acyl carrier protein, producing MQTLKPAKAGTMESNDIYIMIMPNQDGGIELQLESIVMKQFGEEIERVIRETLKELDVKDAIVKAQDKGALNYTIKARVETAIKRARA from the coding sequence ATGCAAACATTAAAACCAGCTAAAGCAGGGACTATGGAATCTAATGATATTTATATAATGATAATGCCAAACCAAGACGGTGGCATTGAATTACAATTAGAGAGTATTGTTATGAAACAATTTGGTGAAGAAATTGAAAGAGTTATAAGAGAAACTCTAAAAGAACTAGATGTTAAAGATGCTATAGTGAAAGCACAAGATAAAGGTGCACTAAACTATACAATTAAAGCTAGAGTAGAAACAGCTATAAAAAGAGCTAGGGCTTAG
- a CDS encoding methylaspartate ammonia-lyase, producing MKILDVVCSAGRTGFYFDDQRAIKQGAGHDGFTYVGEAVTEGFTSIRQAGESISVMLILEDGQVALGDCAAVQYSGAGGRDPLFLAKDFIPVIEEKIAPKLIGRELNSFKELAEEFDKMEIDGKRLHTAIRYGITQALLDAVAKTKKVTMAEVVNEEYKAGVEIKRIPIFTQSGDNRYENADKMIIKGADVLPHALINNVEEKLGLKGQKLLDYVKWLRDRIIELRTCESYSPIFHIDVYGTIGAAFDCDTNKMADYLETLAEAAKPFKLRIEGPMDVDDRQKQMEALRDLTAEVDRRGINVELVADEWCNTLDDVKFFADNKAGHMLQIKTPDLGGVNNTAEAIIYCNEKGVGSYCGGTCNETNRSAEVTTNIAIACGATQCLAKPGMGVDEGYMIVNNEMNRVVALVNRRK from the coding sequence ATGAAAATTTTAGACGTGGTATGTTCAGCAGGTAGAACAGGTTTTTATTTTGACGACCAAAGAGCAATAAAACAAGGTGCTGGTCATGATGGGTTCACATATGTAGGTGAAGCAGTAACAGAAGGATTTACATCTATAAGACAAGCTGGGGAATCTATATCAGTTATGTTAATATTAGAAGATGGGCAAGTAGCACTTGGTGATTGTGCTGCAGTTCAATATTCTGGAGCAGGCGGAAGAGATCCATTATTCTTAGCAAAAGATTTTATTCCAGTTATAGAAGAAAAAATAGCTCCAAAATTAATTGGAAGAGAATTAAACAGTTTTAAAGAATTAGCTGAAGAATTTGATAAAATGGAAATAGACGGTAAGAGATTACATACTGCTATTAGATATGGTATAACTCAAGCATTATTAGATGCAGTTGCAAAAACTAAAAAAGTTACAATGGCAGAAGTAGTTAACGAAGAGTATAAAGCTGGCGTTGAAATAAAGAGAATTCCAATATTCACTCAATCAGGTGATAACAGATATGAAAACGCTGATAAGATGATTATAAAAGGTGCTGATGTATTACCACACGCATTAATCAATAACGTAGAAGAAAAGTTAGGTTTAAAAGGACAAAAACTTTTAGACTATGTTAAATGGTTAAGAGATAGAATAATAGAACTTAGAACTTGTGAATCTTACTCTCCAATATTCCACATTGATGTATATGGAACAATAGGAGCTGCATTTGACTGCGATACAAATAAAATGGCAGACTATCTTGAAACTTTAGCAGAAGCTGCAAAACCTTTCAAATTAAGAATAGAAGGACCAATGGACGTAGATGATAGACAAAAACAAATGGAAGCTTTAAGAGACTTAACAGCTGAAGTTGATAGAAGAGGAATAAATGTAGAATTAGTTGCTGATGAATGGTGTAATACATTAGATGACGTTAAATTCTTTGCAGATAACAAAGCAGGACATATGTTACAAATAAAAACTCCAGACCTTGGTGGAGTAAACAACACAGCAGAAGCTATAATATACTGTAACGAAAAAGGTGTAGGTTCTTATTGTGGAGGAACTTGTAACGAAACAAACAGATCTGCTGAGGTAACAACAAATATAGCAATAGCTTGTGGTGCTACTCAATGTTTAGCTAAACCAGGAATGGGTGTTGACGAAGGATACATGATTGTAAACAATGAAATGAATAGAGTAGTTGCACTTGTAAATAGAAGAAAATAG